GATttgaataaacaaattattttcgTTTAAACTTAGAGACGACTCCTCTTTGTTTACGAATTATCTTCCTATGTCTTTCTTTACAAACCTCTAATTCGAACGTTGCACTCGGAGTTTCTTCCCCTACGCCAGTTAGGTTGGAAATATTGCTTGGGAAAGATGCTACTTGGGAAAGACATATTGCTCGGGAAAAGCTAGAGATCTACTCGGGAATTCAAAGATTAATATGCTACTAAGGAATTGGGAAGGATCAACTAGTTTTTGGTATTCTTGAACGTTTTCTTGGTACTTACAAGATAAAATGTTTTTAATGTCTTgcatgtttagtttcattattaaatGCACTTTTCATTTTTGAGGCTCTAGGAAATATAAATCGCATTTAATGCATTTTGACTCATCTTGGAGGGTTGTTCCAAGTCTCGCCTATAAAAGTTCTACTTTGTATTGTTTTTGAGATTAAAATATATTTGAGCTTTTAAGCTTCTTAGAAGATTTATCTTCTTGGTTATTTCTCTCAACTCTTTGGTCAATTCCCTAGAGTGGTGAGGATTGAGTGTGCCTTATGTTATCTCGTATTTCTCCTACACTTTCCGGTGTCAATGTACTATGGCAAAAAGAaacaaattgaatttgaaataatttcaTGCAAAGCAACCACTATCAACATCTGTACTATGAAGTTATGTACCTCATATTTAAGTAAATTTAGCATGCCTATATTTGAGCTACCTCAAAGTACTTGAAGAAAACCTTTCTGACGAAGGCATGATTGTAGAAGTTCCACAAATAAAATATGACCATGCAAATGTATGCTTTGACAAAAGGAAGAActataaaatgattaaaaaaaaatcattaaagcATACAATGACTAAGAATACCTATATCTTACCTTTGTCTTTTCCAACTGCAACAAACTCAGTGCCTGTTCAagttccaaattgaattttacatCTTTCCATCTAGACTCTGCATCACTGTCACATACTTCTTCAGGTTTCCTTGATTCTTTTGAATCATCTTTAACCTCTTCGTCCTTGCAATAATTCTCTACTTTATCACATTTCAAATGCCCATTTATTAATTCATTATCAGCCAATTCATGTGATTTTACTTCGTTATCCGAAATTCCAATTGTTTCCGTTAATCCTTGGTTTGATCTTCTGAAAGTtcataaaacaaaaaattatCATCTACAGAGAACTATGACCCAGTAATAATGTCGTTAGAAGAATACCTTGTTGCTATATCATCTAATGCATCTCTATTCTGAGATGATTCAGGTAGCCTTTCCACCAGAAATCTGAGCAACTTATGGGACTCATCCTTGGACGGATACAGAAACTGGAAATAGAAACAAATTATTTCCATTTTTTACCATAGATATTCATCGACTTttaatcatgaaaaaaaaaactccaagTAAAGCTAACAAATTCTTATTCTAGGTATAAATTTTCACAAATTCTCGTCTGTAATAATACTTCAATGTCAACTTATACTTATTATCTTGAATTCCTCGAATTAAGACAAAATTACTTCGTTTTCAACAAATGAACAATAGCATCGCCGACTGGCTACGAAGAATACAAAGCCATAAAAGAGTATTACCTGACGGAAGCTGATTTCATCTATGTATCCGGCCGACTTGATGGCTGCGGAGATGTCTTCGCATACCTTGAATCGCTCGGCGGCGGAGTCCGGGAGCGAGGTCGGGAGAGACGAAGCCGTGGCGCCGATGATGAGTTGGAGAGACTGAACACATATCGAGACGAGAGCGTCAGGTGAGAGATCCTGCAAGGCGGAGGAAGTAGAGAAGTCCGGCGGGAGCAAGACGGCGGAGCTGCGCAGCGAACTCAGCAGGATCGCCTCCGCCTCGTCCATGGCGGCGTCTCTCCCGCTATCCAACCGGGCTGTGTTATTTGGGCCTCTCTGTTTTATGGATATCTATTTGAATGAACCACCGGTTCGAACCAAACATTTCGAAACCGAACCGGTTGGTCGACGGTCCACCCTTCCCGAAGCATTTGTGCCTCGGCAACGCGATCACGACAAGGTGGATCTGTTTCTTCGACTCTCCCCCTTGTCAAGCACAGATATCTCAATCGAGAAACCCTTGGATCCGGTTACATGATGCAGACGGCGCAGTCTTGGTTCCAGGGGGGACCGAGCGGGAGCGGCGGAGAGCTGCAGAAAACCTCATCCTCCCTCCTCTCCGATTGGAACTCTTACGCTGCGTCCAGGTCGGCTGAGGATGGTGGCACCTCTGTATTAGGGTTTGATATCGAGTCCGCCGTCCGGACCGCCAACGACAAGTTCACCGGCACTTTCAACGTGTAAGGATCACTCTATAGATTGTAGTCTTTAATTGCTCTCTCCCCCTATTGTTTTTATCCCTATTAATTGTACAATTTTCGATCTTTAATTGCGGATCTAATTAGGTCTGGATGGGAAATTGTGATGGAGATATAGTTTCGTCTAGTTTTATAGGTTCCTCATGTTTGAAATCTAGAGTTTTCCTCCAATTGATGCTGGCGGCCGAATAAGGTTCTTTTAGATGCATGAGGATTGGCCTTTATTTTGCAAGATCTAGCTTTATTTTgctaagtttgaaaataaaaactaatgTTTGGTTGGACAACGTTGAGGGCTTATAAGGGCTTTGGTTTTCTAAAAACTTGATTATTTTGGTGTGAATCTAAGATTGTTCAAAGGCCAGATGCATGATATGTCCACTTTTTTGTCTAGATTGTGGCTTTAATGTAGCTCAAGATTTGTGTTTTCGACTCCTTTAATTTGTTTTTCCCTGTAGTACGTGCGCCTTCCTCAAAAAGGTCAAAACTTATGAAAGTTTTTACTTGTGGTTCCATTCTATGAGAATGTTTTTGAACAATGCAAAtcttatttaaattatatttaacaaatgtGGTTCCACATGCTATAATGATTATTAGTGGCCTTCGCTTGaaactcaaatgtttacattcTGTTACTCAATGTTTGACTTCCCCATATTCTAAACCCTTCCTGTCTCTAGTATAATTTTAAAGATTATCTTCCTAGTTTTTGTAAGTCTCACATCAAGTGTTTAGGTTACTTGTGAGTGCTTTTACCGGGTTTTTTGATGCTAGGCTGATAGAGGTTAGGAAAATATCCAGTTATTATCTGAAGTCTTAAATGAAGTGATGGGAAAATACtttcttgaatttattatttattatatcgGTTAAGTTGGGCCTCAATGAATGGTTTAATATCTAATATATACAGTAAAGGAAATCATGGATAATTATCACATGTTCGACATGGTTCTTTGTATAAAAGAACTTTTTGGTTTTGtatctcaactttgttagttcaaTTTCATTGTATTGGATACTCACATATATTTTCAAAAGTATACTCACTTGTATGGAATTGACTTATGTAGCTTCTCTATTTTTGCACAACAGGGTTACTAAAGGTGTCAAGGAGTTGCCTGGAAGTTTCCAGAATGCTACTAGTAATGTACCTTCTGGAAAATCTCTTGTGTACTTCGGTGTGCTCCTTGCTAGCGGCGTGTTCTTTGTATTCATTGCTTTTACCATGTTCCTTCCAGTGATGGTTCTGCTGCCTCAAAAATTTGCTCTTTGTTTCACTTTCGGCTGTGCATTGATCATTGGGTCATTCTTTGCACTCAGGGGTCCTAAGAATCAGCTTTCTCACATGTTTTCCAAGGAGGTAATTTCATAGGACCTTATTGCTCTTTAATATGTGTCTCTATTTACCAGAAGCCCATGATTTACATGTGGAAACTAACTCAAAATGCAGAGCAGAATTCACTTTTTAAATCGTTGCAATAAAATCACTGTAGGGAGCCATTATGATGGTATAGATGGACTTGTTTATGATCGAGTTTATGTATTTGGAGTTCAGTCTGTATAAGCCAAAACAACAAAGCACACTGAAACAGTTGATCCCTATAGCTATTGATTTTCCTTGTCACCTAGACTAATCTGGATTGTTAGCAATTATAACTgtcttattttattctttttgaTGAGCAAGCCATCTCGCAAATTGCTATGATACCATTAATGGTTGTGATTGTCTATGATTGCTTATATGATATCAAGAAACTAGTCTTACAAGTGACTATCAGCAGCTGGTGAGTGTAGATGGATTTCTGAAAGCTTAACTATCAATGAAAAATACAGTAAATTGGTGTCAGCCAACcccattaaaaattttatttcctttatgCTTCAGTGATTTTCATGTTTGATACATTGAATATTTGATGACATCTTTTTTTGTACATGTGCTTATCTTAATTCTTTTTGCTCATGCTGCAGAGGTTGCCCTTTACAGTGCTGTTCATTGCTAGTATGGTTGGCACAATTTACGTTTCCATGGTGCTTCATAGCTACATTCTTTCTGTTCTCTTCTCTGTGATTCAGGTACGTGATTAATTGTAGTAAATCACCAATGCCGTGGTTGCCTACTAATTTgttgtttcttttttttccccTAGGTTCTTTCACTCACGTATTATTCGATATCCTACTTTCCTGGAGGATCTACTGGTTTAAAATTCCTGTCTTCAGCTTTAACTTCCTCCGTTCTAAAATGCTTTGGCAGATGATGTTGATATGTAAACTAAGTCATGTTTTTGTGTTCTAGAAACTAAACGGATATGTGTAGAATATTGTGAGTGCTTCTGTGATTGAATTTACGTCTCCGAACAAAACAATGAAACCTATTGTAAAAAGTACTCCGAGGGTATGTTTGCAAACTAAAGGCCCTTTAAGGACTTTTTGAGAATGAAAATATGTTCTTGATTAATCTTGAATTGGTTAACACGTGggaaatataattataatatagaAATTCGGTGGACAACAAAGAAATCAATAATGTAACTTTCCTTAGGAAATTATAGTCGTCAATTCTATATTTGTAGTTATTTACCCTTTTTGGAAAAAAAGAACGATAAAGactataaagaaaataaaattatagtcGGAATTATTTCAGGGTCGGTGCCGATGGCGGGTGCAGATGAAGGGTTCTCACGTTGCCAACTGACAAACGTATGCTGCTTATGCCAATTGCAAGCGAGGTAGATAAAAGGTACAAGTTGTACGTAATCCGACATACTCTTACTCGCGTCAACGATTCCTTTTCTTCTCTAGTTCTCTTCGAGTTCTGAACAAGTGCATCCTTTCTTCCCCTCTCTCCTTCCATTATCGATCTTCTCTACTACTCTGTTCGTTGATTCCGAAGTATCGATTGAGTTAATCTTTTAGGGTTTGATCAAGGAGAAGCTCGGATTGTCCGTCGGCGGATTCGTGGAGGATGTCATACGCTTACCTGTTCAAGTACATCGTCATCGGCGATACGGgtatgtttcttcttcttgctttcagTGTTTTGGAGTTTCATTCTCTACCAGTTCCTTTTTGTACGATTTTGTTGTTCATTCTCTGTTTGCAGGAGTGGGGAAATCATGTCTTCTTTTGCAGTTTACTGACAAGCGTTTCCAACCTGTTCATGACTTGACAATTGGTGTTGAATTTGGGACTAGAATGATTACTATTGACAACAAGCCTATAAGATTGCAGATATGGGATACGGTTAgtgaaattttgaattttattttctatACTGAACCAGTACTAACAATGAAGTTTGAGATTAATGTTTTTGAGTCTGAGAATGCTACCTTAAAGGATACAATGATATTCGAGAGTTTTATTTATGAAGTAGAGTTTGGTGGGATAGCCAAATTTCCCTTCTTGGTCATTTGTATATACCTTGATTTTGTCTCATTAGGGCGTTGTGTCTTTTAGGTGGACCATGAAGAGAAGGATGATGGTTAATATGATTATTGCATGTATGGGCTACAGAATTATGGATTGGGTCCTATCTATTTAAAGAAACTTAAAATTTGGGTCTAATATGATACCTCTTTGAATGGAATGAATCTCTACAAGTGGTGAAACGCATGTTTGGAGAGGAATACTAAGCTTGGATTTGCATCTTAGACTTCGGGCTATCATTTAGTATCACATCGACAAGTATATGCCTACCCTATCTATTTGGTGTAGTTATAACATGATACAAGTGTCaataatgtaaaaaataatataaaattatcaaacacAGCCAAATGTTAATAGAAAAatgctatttttttttgtttcttgatCATGGTGTTTGCTAGTTCAATGCTAATAAATTTACATTTTTGCAATAACTTCAATTTGCAGATTTCTGCATGAACTAGAATTCTTGTTTTGGTGGTTATTCAGATGAGTAATACATCTGTTTTGACCAGATTTGAAATGATGGCATGTgaagtttcagtttcagttagcACAACTGTTTAGTACTTAATTGTATAGTTTGACATATCTATATCTATTTAGATGGAAGCAGGCACTTTTATCAGATAACTTTTGCTTGCAAGGAGAGTAAGACATTGAGTAGGAGATAACTGAATTTTTCATCTAATAAGTTTATATGGAATTTGTCTCATTGACTAGCTGATTCATCCTGAAAATTTTGCAGGCGGGTCAGGAATCTTTTCGATCAATTACAAGATCTTATTACAGAGGTGCTGCTGGCGCACTGCTGGTATATGACATAACTaggtatatgttcatagagatctTTAATTTGAGGGCTACAAATGCCTTACTATGTTTGTTCTTTAACTCGTCATCAGGAGGGAGACGTTCAATCATCTTGCTAGCTGGCTGGAAGATGCCAGGCAACATGCCAATGCTAATATGACAATTATGCTGATTGGTAACAAATGTGACTTGGCTCACAGAAGAGCTGTGAGCACTGAAGAAGGAGAACAGTTTGCAAAAGAGCATGGATTAATCTTTATTGAAGCTTCAGCTAAAACAGCACAAAATGTTGAGGAGGTGAACTGAATCCAAAGAATTTTCTTTTTGTATTATGTTTTCCTTGTTAGTGTTGAGGTTTCAAGTTTGGTTTGTTTTACATGATTATGTATCCAGGCCTTCATTAAGACTGCAGCAAGTATATATAAGAAAATTCAGGATGGTGTCTTCGATGTGTCAAATGAGGTAAGATCATAGCATTATCTTGTCAGATACAAATCAAAATATTTATATGAAGGGGATATTCTGAAGTTACTGAACCCTGCTGTTTTGTTTCTTCTTTTGATTTCTCTTTTATACCCATCCTTGTACTTGcctatagaaaaagaaaattcttATTCGCTTTTTTGACCTTCTAGACTCAAGATTTTTTATGTTCGTCTTATTTGTTTGAACAAAGTCAATTTCTAGAACAGCTGTTTGTTCTCAccgttttcttttatttctacttGTCAGGATCTGTTATAAATATTGTTAAACAAGTTGTTCTAAATTTAGCAGATAAACTAAAAAACAATGCAAGATTTACCTCAATTGGCAACTTCTTTCTTCAGCAAGATAACCTTATCTAGTAAACATGTTGTGGTTCAATCACGATGTTGAATCAAGGTATCGCAAAGGAACTATACCAAGCAAGAGCAAGTCTATACATCTCAAGTGTAAACTAGAGTTTGTATGGCAGGTTCAATTGTTAGTTGATATAAAATGGGTACAACAATTGCTTCTTTCAACTGACAATAGGAACTTGGAGAACTACTTGTCATCCTGAAGTAGGGGCTTTGAGCTACTCTTATTGAGGTTTACAATATTAATCTGCCAATATTGGCAAAGGAACTGGAATCGTTTGGCATAGTGTTGCCATTATCCTAGAAACATCAGATATGCCAACAATGCAATGGATGCATGTATTTCTATATTAACATGTTCTTTACTTTCCACTCATCATCTTGGTTTGTATGATATCAATTAGAGTAGGcatagggggagatagaataattTGATTGATTTTAGCATTACTAATCAATCAACTTCGTGTAGAGCTTAATGTAATAGAGTTTAATGGAGATACAAAATTGATGTAGTTCACCTAGGAAAAACACAGGGTGATAATATTACAACAGTTATTTTTTTATTGACTCGACTACTGGTTTAACCCTATGAGTTTATATTGTCAACCAGTTACATCGGCAATAACATCTATTTTATGGATTTAGGGTTGCAAGTTGTCTTTTCTGTTTCAAATTCTATTCAAATGAACTTTCCTAGATTGTGTCTTGAATTCTTGTTCGTGATGTTTGTCTTAATTCCATCTTTACAGTCGTTTGGGATTAAAGTTGGATACGGAGGAATTCCTGGGCAATTAGGTGGAAGGGATGGCTCATCTTCTCAAGCTAGTGGTTGTTGCAGTTGATCTTTCTGCCTCGTGTTCCTTTTTATTATTCTGTTTAGTCCAAGTGAAAGGTGCGTGGTGCATTAATTTGCTGATCCAGAGTTAAAAATCTGGTTCTTCCTCCCTGCTGCATGCATACTGGTACATATTGTATAATTCTTCTGTACATGAATTAATTTTGCCTCAGGTATGTTTACATGTTTGATACTTGCATATTTCCTAGTAATAAGTGCTTTGTTCTTTTAATTGTATAGTTGCATATTTgttatttaattttagaaattaaatatatatcaGTTAACTGTTGCCTCttgaatttcaacttttaataTCTAACCTATAAATTACTCAAATTAGTTTAGATTTTCTATTTTAGTGATTAGAGGACAAATGTTGACTGTTTAGCATTAATAAATTACAACATTTACTGAACCGTGGGAGAAAATTTCTATTCAACTTTCGGAATTCCAAGAACATGTCTGTTCCGTTATGCCCtgttttttcttatttgttttcatatttaaattttttcctttacCCATTAAAAATTTTACGATTCTCAATTTACTTCGAATTCAGATTTGACATAGTATTTTAAAGAGACTTTTAAAAATAGATATATTAAGGAGATTTTAAGAGtatattagttttaatttaaaatgattttaattttctagatccatcaattaatttttaaattgattgatggatctatattattttaaaatttattattttttaaactaaggGAATCCTAGAATTTTATTGGTCAGTAAATATCATTATCCTAGTCATTTTATCCGAAATGGACTGATAAACTTATAAAATTctgaattatttaaaattaaaattaatgtaCATATGATTGGAATTTGGAAGTCTTATTTATGTTGTCAGATTTAAATTTGACCGTGTAAGTGAAAAGTAATAAATTTTTGAAGGGGTAAAACAAAACTTTCAAGAAAAGTGACTTTTGAGTTTGGTATTATGAAAGTTATGAAcgaaatcagaaattcggcataAGTTATTTATATGCATGGACTTTCACATTTCCGGCCTAATTCATATCTACCAGCACTGATCCGTCTCCCATCTCCTGGACCGGAATCGGACCGGTTGGGCGATCCCGCCGGTCCGTGGCTCTCGCCGCCGCTCGGCAGCGGACCGGTCGTACTGCGCCCGGGCCGCTGGGTTGGACAGTGTCTCGTACGCGCGGCGGATCTCGATGAAGTCCGCCGCCCCACCGCCTACCTGCGGCGACGCGTCTGGGTGTGACCGCTTGGCCATGGACCGGTAAGCCGTCTTGATTTCCCGCGCCGTCGCAGTCTCCGTCACCCGCAGCACCTGGTACAAGTTCGTCGGCACCTCTCTGCCGCGTTGGACGGAAGAAGCCGCCGCCACCGTCGCCCGTCTCCGTAGGGAAATGACGGGATTGGCCGGCAGGGAAGACATTCCGGCGAAAGTGACCTGTACAGTCGACATGGACGAAGAATTACAGAGGGATGAATTGAAAGAAGAATTTGACGAGCGACGACCTGTCAATGGGATCGTTTATTTATAGGCGAATAGATTCTCCGTTttcactatttatttatttttaaactccGATTGGGAAGATGACCTGACCGTAACAGTGTTAAGTGGAGGGCGGGTCTTCTAGAAGGGAGTAGGACAGGCAGTGGGGACCGGAGCAGCCCACGCACTAATAAAATGGCAACTCcattaagaaaattaaagaaaaagacaAAAACTAATCTAGAAGCTGTCTCTGTCTTGAAGAAATAGTGGATGTATTTCATTAAAGAGTTGTGATACttatctagaattttcatctaaaaaattcatctagatagacacataaataaTGGGACTCACCATTTTACTTTTTGTGggcccatcatttatgtgtctatctagatgaattttctagatgaaaattctagatgaatatcatttcAATGATATAATATTAATAATGTGAAAAATAGGTACATTTTATCATGATTATCAAATTAtaaacataataattcatatttatctttttttctctctcttatataattaacaaaaatgTCTCATTATTTTTGAAATGATACTATCTGAAAACTATAAAGATGATACATTAGATTATGATGAATTGATAGTTGATTCGTCGAAAATTTTTACTTTCATCCTGTGCATAAGAAGATGAATCAACAAAATGTCAGCGTCTTAAAATCAAGGGATCCTTGGCGaaggctctccgacgctcaagtcagtagtAGTCTGGATGGATAAATGAAAAACAGTAAGAACGTGCATGTGAGAGTAAGTTGCAAATATTTAGAGAACATACATTTGCTATGGAGAGTACTTCTCCTTTATATaacacttcatataacctccgcaaCCATAAGGTAACGTAGTGGGTCAGAGTTTGCTAAGTAAAGGGAAAGGTACAACTTGGGTAATATGCcataattattagagaaatatttCTTTTACCTACAtatatacctcttttgtcgtttttTACCTTGGGTCGTTGTTAAGGCCATTTGTAGGAATACACTATTATAAGTGGTCGGCTGATAGGAGACAAGATAGTTCCTGATGAAAGTTCCAGAAGAATATTTTCTGACACATTTTTTTTATTCTGACAAGTTATTAGGATGTTGTCTGCTAAGTATCTTTTGGCCGGTCAATAAGATCAGTCACCTTTATATTTGCTTCTGCCTTAAGCTACCCAGTTATATTCTGTATAGTTCGCTCTATTATGTCTTATCTTGTGTATCTCTCGGTCGGCCAGAAAGGTCGGTCGCTTGTATATTTGTCTCAGTATTGGCCATTCGTCCAAGTAGCAATATGAGATTACGTGTCTAAAGCCCAGCCGACCTTTTACCTCGTCAGGCACGCATATAGAGCTTTGTGAGCCTTGAGCCCGACCTGCCTTTTAATTGGTCGGACATACATAGAGAGATTTGTGAGTCTCGAAGAAGCTAACCGATACAACTATACCCTGACCATACTTACGCTTGGTTAATTGTGGGATGTGTCTGACATTCCGTCCGACCTATAAGGTTGGTCTCCTCAAGACATAGTCAACTATTGAATAACCAAACGTATTACCTTTTCAGTAAAGTACTAGGCTCCTTATGCTTGATCAGCTTAAGGACTGGTTGGCCTCTGATAGCCCAGCTTGTAAGAGCTAAACCCTAGAGACCTAATGCTGGGTGAGCGCCAAAGTCAAGTGGGGCATGCCCTCTTCCTTTGCCCTTGACTGCCatattattttaacttttgaCCACTATATCATTTGTATCAAACAAGCATGCACTCTAATAGTTTTTCCCTCGATTTTAAAGTATGAATGGTAATCGAATACTTTTagccaaaattaaaaaattttaaaatttcaattttgataaagtagaaaattatgatcaattaatttttattaataaaaatacaaatatacttttaaaactattattttttgaaaaaaatataagcattagaaaatttaaaaatattgttttgaaaaatacttttattaAAATAACCGAGCCTAAAATAAGTTAAACTAATTGTTTTTTCAACTAAAATAACGCACCAATAGCGGTTAttgctctttttcttcttctgctaGAACTTTTTTTTCACACGGTTacatctctttcttcttcctcgaGCTTCCTTTGGACCAAGGATGCAACTGGGAGTCACTtgaggaaaagagaagagaagagaagcaaagaagaagaagaaacgtcCAAAAGAAGTAGCTGTTGGTGCTCTGCTTTAACAATGCTCTGTTCCAAAAGAGGTAGCATTTTCCTTCCTCGTCTTGTAGACCCTAA
This window of the Zingiber officinale cultivar Zhangliang chromosome 3B, Zo_v1.1, whole genome shotgun sequence genome carries:
- the LOC122056276 gene encoding protein transport protein SFT2-like; its protein translation is MMQTAQSWFQGGPSGSGGELQKTSSSLLSDWNSYAASRSAEDGGTSVLGFDIESAVRTANDKFTGTFNVVTKGVKELPGSFQNATSNVPSGKSLVYFGVLLASGVFFVFIAFTMFLPVMVLLPQKFALCFTFGCALIIGSFFALRGPKNQLSHMFSKERLPFTVLFIASMVGTIYVSMVLHSYILSVLFSVIQVLSLTYYSISYFPGGSTGLKFLSSALTSSVLKCFGR
- the LOC122056275 gene encoding ras-related protein RABB1c-like isoform X1; the protein is MLLMPIASEVDKRRSSDCPSADSWRMSYAYLFKYIVIGDTGVGKSCLLLQFTDKRFQPVHDLTIGVEFGTRMITIDNKPIRLQIWDTAGQESFRSITRSYYRGAAGALLVYDITRRETFNHLASWLEDARQHANANMTIMLIGNKCDLAHRRAVSTEEGEQFAKEHGLIFIEASAKTAQNVEEAFIKTAASIYKKIQDGVFDVSNESFGIKVGYGGIPGQLGGRDGSSSQASGCCS
- the LOC122056275 gene encoding ras-related protein RABB1c-like isoform X2, with the protein product MSYAYLFKYIVIGDTGVGKSCLLLQFTDKRFQPVHDLTIGVEFGTRMITIDNKPIRLQIWDTAGQESFRSITRSYYRGAAGALLVYDITRRETFNHLASWLEDARQHANANMTIMLIGNKCDLAHRRAVSTEEGEQFAKEHGLIFIEASAKTAQNVEEAFIKTAASIYKKIQDGVFDVSNESFGIKVGYGGIPGQLGGRDGSSSQASGCCS
- the LOC122054785 gene encoding chaperone protein dnaJ 11, chloroplastic-like → MSTVQVTFAGMSSLPANPVISLRRRATVAAASSVQRGREVPTNLYQVLRVTETATAREIKTAYRSMAKRSHPDASPQVGGGAADFIEIRRAYETLSNPAARAQYDRSAAERRREPRTGGIAQPVRFRSRRWETDQCW